A genomic window from Nerophis ophidion isolate RoL-2023_Sa linkage group LG22, RoL_Noph_v1.0, whole genome shotgun sequence includes:
- the r3hdm4 gene encoding R3H domain-containing protein 4, with protein MVVLTKYDEEQDYILIEERKCTSLPNSPAKRVCPSKKKQFYINQAIRNSDLTPRAKGKKSLRRQENTRYLANLLEREECSKDDLEVCSSPAIPSIFTEACTNDNYIEPWSDFMNCSGEEQERLLSLLEREVASKKQARNLPKDQRNVNPAFTAQECFQRIDRRLRITLRRKQIPVGTLEVLEENILSFFVTQPRSVYTANLSSSFERLLLHALCQYMDLVSSSSTVNGSRQTEVVNKQEDFLPPTPLLSAYLEQRC; from the exons CTTGATCGAGGAGCGTAAATGCACCTCCCTGCCCAACTCTCCAGCCAAGCGAGTGTGTCCCAGCAAAAAGAAGCAGTTTTACATCAACCAAGCCATCCGCAACTCTGACCTTACTCCTCGAGCCAAAGGCAAGAAGAGCCTGCGCCGACAGGAGAACA CACGCTATCTTGCCAACCTTCTTGAGAGGGAGGAGTGTTCCAAAGATGATCTCGAGGTTTGCAGTAGTCCAGCAATCCCGTCCATCTTCACCGAAGCATGCACAAACGACAACTACATTGAG CCTTGGAGCGACTTCATGAATTGTTCAGGTGAAGAGCAAGAGAGACTTTTGTCTTTGCTCGAGAGGGAAGTGGCCAGTAAGAAACAGGCCAGAAATCTCCCTAAAGATCAACGGAATG TAAATCCTGCCTTCACAGCTCAAGAATGTTTCCAGAGAATCGACCGGAGACTGCGAATAACTTTGAGACGAAAACAAATCCCAGTG GGAACTCTGGAAGTCCTTGAAGAAAACATTCTGAGCTTCTTCGTCACTCAGCCTCGCTCAGTTTACACAGCCAACCTCTCCAGCAG cTTTGAAAGGCTGCTGCTCCATGCTCTCTGCCAGTACATGGACCTTGTTTCTTCAA GTAGCACCGTGAATGGGTCTCGACAGACTGAAGTGGTGAACAAACAAGAGGACTTCCTGCCTCCCACGCCTCTGCTATCAGCCTACTTGGAACAAAGATGCTGA